Proteins encoded within one genomic window of Rhinoderma darwinii isolate aRhiDar2 chromosome 5, aRhiDar2.hap1, whole genome shotgun sequence:
- the POMGNT2 gene encoding protein O-linked-mannose beta-1,4-N-acetylglucosaminyltransferase 2, translating to MNISAVFNALLVSILAAVLWKYVKLWEQFSIIEEELDLTRQSQELSQVRIDYQAALYALVDDGTKMVCTGRMHTDRVCRFESLCYSTEAEEFVFFHSNSSIMLPSLGSRRFQPALLDLSSVDDHNTQYFNFVELPAAALKFMPKPVFVPDVALIMNRFNPDNLMHVFHDDLLPIFYTMQQFPDLDLDFRLFFMEGWGEGSHFDLYKLMSNKQPLLKEQLKTLGRLLCFTKSYVGVTKITTWYQYGFVQPQGPKANILVSGNEIRHVAKFLLGKLNISSDQSTSEDYIVLFSRTMNRLIINEAELLLALAQEFQMKTITVSLEDHSFTDIVRLISNASMLVSMHGAQLVMSLFLPKGAAVVELFPYGVNPDHYTPYKTLATLPGMELQYVAWQNKEVANTITYPERPWEQGGIIHLDASVQGRIMKSKEVPRHLCCRNPEWLFRIYQDTKVDVSSLIQAIRSVVKTKPGSRKQKWANGLYPGRVRESRCQTSSSEAKLSVSWQIPWNLKYLKVRDVKYEVWIQEQGENTYMPYILSYQNHTFSENIKPSTTYLVWIRCIFNKTLLGPFAEVLVCKT from the coding sequence ATGAACATATCCGCTGTGTTTAATGCTCTGCTTGTGTCTATACTGGCAGCAGTGTTGTGGAAATATGTCAAGTTATGGGAACAGTTTTCTATTATCGAAGAAGAGTTGGACCTTACACGTCAATCCCAAGAGCTGTCACAGGTACGCATAGACTATCAGGCAGCTTTATATGCTCTTGTGGACGATGGCACTAAAATGGTTTGTACGGGCAGGATGCATACAGATCGTGTGTGTCGCTTTGAATCGCTATGTTACTCTACAGAGGCAGAGGAGTTTGTCTTCTTTCACAGCAACTCATCCATCATGTTACCAAGCTTGGGCTCCAGACGGTTCCAGCCTGCACTGCTAGACTTGTCTTCAGTAGATGACCACAATACACAGTATTTCAACTTTGTTGAGCTTCCAGCCGCTGCACTGAAATTTATGCCCAAGCCGGTCTTTGTACCAGATGTTGCCCTCATAATGAATAGGTTCAATCCAGATAACCTCATGCATGTGTTTCATGATGACCTTCTTCCAATATTCTACACCATGCAGCAGTTCCCAGACTTAGACCTGGATTTTCGTCTGTTCTTTATGGAGGGCTGGGGTGAGGGCTCTCATTTTGACCTGTACAAGCTTATGAGCAATAAGCAGCCTCTCCTGAAAGAGCAGTTAAAGACTTTGGGTAGGCTTCTCTGTTTCACCAAGTCCTATGTTGGTGTAACAAAAATCACAACATGGTATCAGTATGGCTTTGTCCAACCACAGGGTCCAAAGGCAAATATACTGGTTTCTGGTAATGAAATAAGACACGTTGCAAAATTCTTATTGGGAAAACTAAACATTAGCTCTGATCAAAGTACCTCAGAAGACTACATAGTTCTTTTCAGCCGAACAATGAATCGACTTATTATTAATGAGGCCGAATTACTCCTGGCTCTTGCTCAGGAATTTCAGATGAAAACCATCACTGTCTCTTTGGAGGACCACTCTTTTACGGATATCGTCCGTTTGATCAGTAATGCATCCATGCTTGTCAGTATGCATGGGGCACAGTTAGTTATGTCTCTCTTTCTGCCAAAGGGGGCTGCTGTGGTAGAGCTTTTTCCTTATGGCGTAAACCCAGATCATTACACACCATACAAAACTTTGGCAACCCTTCCAGGCATGGAACTCCAGTATGTTGCTTGGCAAAACAAAGAAGTGGCAAATACAATCACATACCCTGAAAGGCCATGGGAACAAGGTGGCATTATCCATCTAGATGCCAGTGTGCAAGGACGTATAATGAAAAGCAAAGAAGTGCCGCGTCATCTTTGCTGCCGTAATCCAGAGTGGCTTTTCCGTATCTACCAGGACACAAAAGTTGATGTATCGTCTCTTATTCAAGCGATAAGAAGTGTTGTTAAAACTAAGCCTGGTTCCAGAAAGCAGAAGTGGGCAAATGGATTGTATCCTGGGAGAGTAAGAGAATCCAGATGCCAGACATCTTCATCGGAGGCAAAGCTGTCTGTATCTTGGCAGATTCCATGGAATCTCAAGTATTTGAAAGTAAGGGATGTAAAATATGAAGtatggatacaggagcaaggagaAAACACATATATGCCTTACATATTATCTTACCAGAATCACACATTTTCTGAAAACATTAAACCATCAACAACCTATTTGGTGTGGATCCGATGCATATTCAATAAAACTCTACTCGGACCATTTGCAGAGGTCTTGGTGTGCAAAACATAA